One genomic region from Phragmites australis chromosome 1, lpPhrAust1.1, whole genome shotgun sequence encodes:
- the LOC133919673 gene encoding probable galacturonosyltransferase 15 isoform X1, whose amino-acid sequence MRVYITAAADDVMKPKAPPPQQQQQQAARRGCRSVVVTGLLAGVLLFRAALLAIEAGASLCPSSTGCLDWRAGLGDWLYGGGDAMEEFMTEWKRSHREATLLDPVVVDAAPDSLDGLMAEMSAMTASYDRLDMEAVVIKITAMLLKMDRKVKSSRIRALFNRHLASLGIPKSMHCLTLRLAEEFAVNSAARSPVPLPEHAPRLTDASYLHVALVTDNVLAAAVAVASTVGSSADPTRLVFHVVTDKKSYVPMHSWFALHPVSPAVVEVKGLHQFDWRDGDVIASVMRTIEEVQKSSLDFHQCDGSAERENRRLEASKPSTFSLLNYLKIHLPEFFPELGRVMLLDDDVVVRKDLAGLWELNLDGNIIGAVGAHLHDADGGGTCIDKTFGDHLNFSDPAVSSLGLRSSQCAWSWGVNIVDLDAWRRTNVTKTYQFWLQKASSCPETLNIEQAVLSHTEIPLRHVQNRESGFRLWQMASLPPSLIAFDGRVQAVDPLWHLPGLGWRMPDAELVQFSTVLHFSGPRKPWLEVAFPELRQLWLGHLNVSDSFLQGCGVVE is encoded by the exons ATGAGGGTGTACATCACGGCGGCCGCTGACGACGTGATGAAGCCCAAGGCGCCGCcgcctcagcagcagcagcagcaagcggCGCGGCGCGGGTGCCGCTCGGTTGTCGTCACGGGGCTCCTCGCCGGGGTGCTCCTCTTCCGTGCCGCCCTCCTCGCCATCGAGGCCGGCGCCTCCCTTTGCCCTTCCTCGACAG GATGCCTGGACTGGCGAGCGGGGCTGGGGGACTGGCtctacggcggcggcgacgcgatGGAG GAATTTATGACCGAATGGAAGAGGAGCCACAGGGAAGCCACCCTGTTGGATCCCGTGGTGGTGGACGCAGCACCGGATTCCTTGGACGGCCTCATGGCGGAGATGAGCGCCATGACGGCGTCCTACGATCGGCTTGACATGGAGGCCGTCGTGATCAAGATAACGGCCATG CTGTTGAAGATGGACCGGAAGGTAAAGTCATCAAGGATCCGGGCTCTGTTCAACCGGCACCTGGCTTCGCTGGGCATCCCCAAGAGCATGCACTGCCTCACCCTGCGGTTGGCCGAGGAGTTCGCGGTGAACTCCGCGGCGCGCTCCCCCGTGCCGCTGCCGGAGCACGCCCCTCGCCTGACCGACGCCTCGTACCTCCACGTCGCCCTCGTGACCGACAACGTGCTCGCAGCCGCCGTGGCGGTGGCTTCCACCGTCGGGAGCTCCGCCGACCCGACCAGGCTGGTGTTCCACGTCGTCACCGACAAGAAGAGCTACGTCCCCATGCACTCGTGGTTCGCCCTGCACCCGGTTTCGCCCGCGGTCGTCGAGGTCAAGGGCCTTCACCAGTTTGACTGGCGTGACGGCGATGTCATCGCCTCTGTTATGAGGACGATCGAGGAGGTTCAGAAGAGCTCGCTGGATTTTCACCAGTGTGATGGATCAGCTGAGAGGGAGAACAGAAGGCTAGAGGCCTCGAAGCCAAGCACGTTTTCGCTTCTGAACTATCTCAAGATCCATCTCCCAGAG TTCTTCCCTGAGCTTGGGagggtcatgctcctcgacgaCGACGTCGTGGTGCGCAAGGACTTGGCCGGGCTGTGGGAGCTGAACCTCGACGGGAACATCATCGGCGCGGTCGGCGCACACCTTCACGACGCAGACGGCGGTGGCACCTGCATCGACAAGACCTTTGGCGATCACCTGAATTTCTCTGACCCTGCAGTATCATCACTAGGCCTCCGCAGTTCGCAGTGCGCGTGGTCTTGGGGCGTCAACATCGTCGACCTCGATGCATGGCGAAGAACAAATGTTACCAAGACGTACCAGTTCTGGCTACAAAAGGCAAGTTCTTGTCCCGAAACCCTGAACATTGAGCAAGCAGTTCTTAGTCATACTGAGATTCCGTTGCGTCATGTGCAGAACCGGGAATCGGGCTTCAGGCTGTGGCAGATGGCCTCGCTGCCGCCGTCTCTGATAGCGTTCGACGGCCGGGTGCAGGCGGTCGACCCGCTGTGGCATCTGCCGGGCCTCGGCTGGCGCATGCCGGACGCCGAACTGGTGCAGTTCTCCACCGTTCTGCATTTCAGCGGGCCGCGGAAGCCGTGGCTGGAGGTCGCGTTCCCGGAGCTGCGGCAGCTGTGGCTCGGCCACTTGAACGTGTCAGACAGTTTCTTACAAGGATGCGGTGTCGTCGAATAA
- the LOC133919673 gene encoding probable galacturonosyltransferase 15 isoform X2, translating into MRVYITAAADDVMKPKAPPPQQQQQQAARRGCRSVVVTGLLAGVLLFRAALLAIEAGASLCPSSTGCLDWRAGLGDWLYGGGDAMEEFMTEWKRSHREATLLDPVVVDAAPDSLDGLMAEMSAMTASYDRLDMEAVVIKITAMLLKMDRKVKSSRIRALFNRHLASLGIPKSMHCLTLRLAEEFAVNSAARSPVPLPEHAPRLTDASYLHVALVTDNVLAAAVAVASTVGSSADPTRLVFHVVTDKKSYVPMHSWFALHPVSPAVVEVKGLHQFDWRDGDVIASVMRTIEEVQKSSLDFHQCDGSAERENRRLEASKPSTFSLLNYLKIHLPEFFPELGRVMLLDDDVVVRKDLAGLWELNLDGNIIGAVGAHLHDADGGGTCIDKTFGDHLNFSDPAVSSLGLRSSQCAWSWGVNIVDLDAWRRTNVTKTYQFWLQKNRESGFRLWQMASLPPSLIAFDGRVQAVDPLWHLPGLGWRMPDAELVQFSTVLHFSGPRKPWLEVAFPELRQLWLGHLNVSDSFLQGCGVVE; encoded by the exons ATGAGGGTGTACATCACGGCGGCCGCTGACGACGTGATGAAGCCCAAGGCGCCGCcgcctcagcagcagcagcagcaagcggCGCGGCGCGGGTGCCGCTCGGTTGTCGTCACGGGGCTCCTCGCCGGGGTGCTCCTCTTCCGTGCCGCCCTCCTCGCCATCGAGGCCGGCGCCTCCCTTTGCCCTTCCTCGACAG GATGCCTGGACTGGCGAGCGGGGCTGGGGGACTGGCtctacggcggcggcgacgcgatGGAG GAATTTATGACCGAATGGAAGAGGAGCCACAGGGAAGCCACCCTGTTGGATCCCGTGGTGGTGGACGCAGCACCGGATTCCTTGGACGGCCTCATGGCGGAGATGAGCGCCATGACGGCGTCCTACGATCGGCTTGACATGGAGGCCGTCGTGATCAAGATAACGGCCATG CTGTTGAAGATGGACCGGAAGGTAAAGTCATCAAGGATCCGGGCTCTGTTCAACCGGCACCTGGCTTCGCTGGGCATCCCCAAGAGCATGCACTGCCTCACCCTGCGGTTGGCCGAGGAGTTCGCGGTGAACTCCGCGGCGCGCTCCCCCGTGCCGCTGCCGGAGCACGCCCCTCGCCTGACCGACGCCTCGTACCTCCACGTCGCCCTCGTGACCGACAACGTGCTCGCAGCCGCCGTGGCGGTGGCTTCCACCGTCGGGAGCTCCGCCGACCCGACCAGGCTGGTGTTCCACGTCGTCACCGACAAGAAGAGCTACGTCCCCATGCACTCGTGGTTCGCCCTGCACCCGGTTTCGCCCGCGGTCGTCGAGGTCAAGGGCCTTCACCAGTTTGACTGGCGTGACGGCGATGTCATCGCCTCTGTTATGAGGACGATCGAGGAGGTTCAGAAGAGCTCGCTGGATTTTCACCAGTGTGATGGATCAGCTGAGAGGGAGAACAGAAGGCTAGAGGCCTCGAAGCCAAGCACGTTTTCGCTTCTGAACTATCTCAAGATCCATCTCCCAGAG TTCTTCCCTGAGCTTGGGagggtcatgctcctcgacgaCGACGTCGTGGTGCGCAAGGACTTGGCCGGGCTGTGGGAGCTGAACCTCGACGGGAACATCATCGGCGCGGTCGGCGCACACCTTCACGACGCAGACGGCGGTGGCACCTGCATCGACAAGACCTTTGGCGATCACCTGAATTTCTCTGACCCTGCAGTATCATCACTAGGCCTCCGCAGTTCGCAGTGCGCGTGGTCTTGGGGCGTCAACATCGTCGACCTCGATGCATGGCGAAGAACAAATGTTACCAAGACGTACCAGTTCTGGCTACAAAAG AACCGGGAATCGGGCTTCAGGCTGTGGCAGATGGCCTCGCTGCCGCCGTCTCTGATAGCGTTCGACGGCCGGGTGCAGGCGGTCGACCCGCTGTGGCATCTGCCGGGCCTCGGCTGGCGCATGCCGGACGCCGAACTGGTGCAGTTCTCCACCGTTCTGCATTTCAGCGGGCCGCGGAAGCCGTGGCTGGAGGTCGCGTTCCCGGAGCTGCGGCAGCTGTGGCTCGGCCACTTGAACGTGTCAGACAGTTTCTTACAAGGATGCGGTGTCGTCGAATAA